A genomic region of Dactylococcopsis salina PCC 8305 contains the following coding sequences:
- a CDS encoding glycine/sarcosine N-methyltransferase codes for MAIKEKKVQNYGENPIEVRDSDHYQNEYIEGFVEKWDELINWQARSTSEGEFFIKTLKEHGADRVLDAATGTGFHSIRLIEAGFNVASVDGSVEMLVKAFENATRKDQILSTVHADWRWLTRDVQERFDAVICLGNSFTHLFSEEDRRKALAEFYSVLKHDGILILDQRNYDLILDEGFKSKHTYYYCGENVKAEPEYVDDGLARFRYQFPDESVYHLNMFPLRKDYVRRLLHEVGFQDVTTYGDFQETYHQDDPDFYIHVAKKD; via the coding sequence ATGGCAATTAAAGAAAAAAAAGTCCAAAACTACGGCGAAAATCCCATTGAAGTCCGGGATAGTGATCATTACCAAAATGAATACATTGAAGGGTTCGTAGAAAAATGGGACGAGTTAATCAATTGGCAAGCGCGATCGACCAGTGAAGGGGAATTTTTCATCAAAACCCTAAAAGAACATGGCGCCGATCGGGTATTAGATGCTGCCACGGGAACGGGTTTCCACTCCATTCGCTTAATTGAAGCTGGGTTTAACGTTGCTAGTGTTGACGGTAGCGTTGAGATGTTAGTAAAAGCATTTGAAAACGCCACTCGCAAGGATCAAATTTTAAGTACCGTTCACGCGGACTGGCGCTGGTTAACTCGTGACGTACAAGAACGATTTGACGCAGTGATTTGTTTAGGAAACTCCTTCACTCACCTGTTCTCAGAAGAAGATCGCCGTAAAGCACTCGCCGAATTTTATTCCGTCTTGAAACATGACGGAATTTTAATTTTAGACCAACGGAATTACGACTTAATTCTGGATGAAGGGTTCAAAAGCAAGCATACTTACTACTACTGTGGCGAAAACGTAAAAGCAGAACCAGAATATGTGGATGATGGTTTAGCTCGTTTCCGTTATCAGTTCCCTGATGAATCGGTGTATCACCTCAATATGTTCCCTTTGCGTAAAGATTATGTGCGCCGTCTTCTCCATGAGGTAGGTTTCCAAGATGTGACCACTTATGGTGACTTCCAAGAAACTTATCATCAAGATGATCCAGACTTCTACATTCACGTTGCCAAAAAAGACTAA
- the acsF gene encoding magnesium-protoporphyrin IX monomethyl ester (oxidative) cyclase, giving the protein MVNTADKQDKQELRPGVKAPAKETLLTPRFYTTDFDEMAKMDISVNEDELRAILEEFRADYNQKHFIRDEEFNQSWEHLDPETRRLFVEFLERSCTAEFSGFLLYKELGRRLKHSNPLLAECFTLMSRDEARHAGFLNKAMSDFNLSLDLGFLTKSRKYTFFKPKYIFYATYLSEKIGYWRYITIYRHLEKHPEHRIYPLFRFFENWCQDENRHGDFFDAIMQAQPYVITGLISRLWCRFFLLAVFATMYLNDVQRSGFYEALGLDAREYDQYVIQKTNQTAGRVFPTILDVENPNFFNRLEVCVKNNEKLSEIANSDAPRVVKFFRKLPHYVSNGWQFLNLYLQKAVDAQAKRGSLY; this is encoded by the coding sequence ATGGTTAATACCGCAGATAAGCAAGACAAACAAGAATTACGTCCAGGAGTGAAAGCACCCGCGAAGGAAACGCTTTTAACCCCTCGTTTTTACACCACAGACTTCGACGAAATGGCAAAGATGGATATTTCCGTCAACGAGGATGAATTACGAGCCATTTTAGAAGAATTTCGCGCTGATTATAATCAAAAACACTTCATCCGTGATGAGGAGTTTAACCAGTCTTGGGAACATCTTGATCCAGAAACCCGCCGTTTGTTTGTGGAGTTTTTAGAGCGTTCTTGCACCGCAGAGTTTTCTGGTTTCCTTCTCTACAAAGAATTGGGAAGACGCTTAAAACATTCTAACCCTTTGCTTGCCGAATGCTTTACTCTGATGTCACGAGATGAAGCACGTCATGCTGGGTTTTTGAATAAAGCAATGTCCGATTTTAACCTGTCTCTTGACTTAGGGTTTCTAACCAAGAGTCGGAAATATACCTTCTTTAAGCCCAAATATATCTTCTACGCCACCTATCTTTCGGAAAAAATCGGTTATTGGCGTTATATCACCATCTATCGCCATTTAGAAAAGCATCCTGAACATCGGATTTATCCTCTTTTCCGCTTCTTTGAAAATTGGTGTCAGGATGAAAACCGTCACGGTGACTTTTTCGATGCGATCATGCAAGCGCAACCCTATGTGATTACTGGGTTGATTTCCCGTTTATGGTGTCGTTTCTTCCTTCTCGCTGTGTTTGCGACGATGTATCTCAACGATGTGCAACGATCGGGCTTTTATGAAGCACTAGGATTAGATGCGCGGGAATATGACCAGTATGTGATTCAGAAAACAAATCAAACCGCAGGACGAGTTTTCCCGACAATTTTAGATGTGGAGAATCCGAATTTCTTCAACCGTTTAGAAGTTTGTGTGAAAAATAATGAAAAACTGAGCGAAATTGCTAATTCCGACGCACCGCGAGTCGTGAAGTTTTTCCGCAAGTTACCTCATTATGTTTCTAATGGTTGGCAATTCTTGAATTTGTATCTACAAAAAGCGGTGGATGCTCAAGCGAAACGGGGTTCGCTTTACTAA
- a CDS encoding M23 family metallopeptidase: MSNWKLNGWGILVGWLLLSFPTEALEIKINPDNPQLGDTVSVTIETDPNEATPRVTWGEENYPVFAVRNNQYRVLIPTTPLDDSGKYPLTIQGENTVRNFLVWLRDRSFPTQRLWISGNSLSATEIELDRVARFKELVTPEKYWQGAFLRPNQGSVSTIFGVRRYYNGEFAENYYHKGVDYAAPTGSPVVAPASGKIELVGTESEGFNVHGNTVGIDHGQGVLSIFLHLNNINVSEGEMVKAGQKIGTVGSTGASTGPHLHWGLYVNGQAVDPSPWRFKGVE; the protein is encoded by the coding sequence ATGAGCAATTGGAAACTAAACGGTTGGGGAATATTGGTGGGATGGTTACTTTTAAGTTTTCCCACCGAAGCACTAGAAATAAAAATTAATCCTGATAATCCTCAGTTAGGAGATACGGTTTCGGTAACTATAGAAACTGATCCCAATGAAGCTACGCCGCGAGTGACTTGGGGAGAAGAAAATTATCCCGTTTTTGCAGTAAGAAATAATCAATACCGCGTTTTAATTCCAACGACTCCTTTAGATGATTCGGGGAAATATCCTTTAACAATTCAGGGAGAAAATACAGTTAGGAATTTTTTGGTTTGGTTGCGCGATCGAAGTTTTCCCACGCAACGACTTTGGATATCAGGAAATAGTTTAAGTGCGACTGAAATCGAACTCGATCGAGTGGCAAGGTTTAAAGAATTAGTCACCCCTGAAAAGTATTGGCAAGGAGCATTTTTACGTCCCAATCAAGGTTCAGTTTCAACTATTTTCGGCGTACGTCGTTATTACAATGGCGAATTTGCCGAAAATTATTATCACAAAGGAGTTGATTATGCTGCACCCACAGGATCACCTGTCGTCGCACCAGCTTCTGGAAAAATTGAATTAGTAGGAACAGAAAGTGAAGGATTTAATGTTCATGGAAACACGGTTGGCATTGATCATGGTCAAGGAGTATTAAGCATTTTTTTACACTTAAATAATATCAATGTATCCGAAGGAGAAATGGTAAAAGCGGGACAAAAAATTGGCACAGTTGGCTCAACGGGAGCATCCACCGGACCTCATTTACACTGGGGTTTATATGTGAATGGTCAAGCCGTTGATCCCTCGCCATGGCGTTTTAAGGGTGTTGAATAA
- the grxC gene encoding glutaredoxin 3, protein MLKSLLALFGRKPQNYQANVEIYTWQTCPFCIRAKMLLGWKGVKFTEYKIDGDEQARNQMAKRANGCRSVPEIFINNEHIGGCDELYALDKTGELDQKLMQSANACDLNWSVESV, encoded by the coding sequence ATGTTGAAATCTTTACTGGCTTTATTCGGACGAAAACCGCAAAACTATCAAGCAAACGTAGAAATTTATACCTGGCAAACTTGCCCATTTTGTATCCGTGCGAAAATGCTATTGGGTTGGAAAGGAGTAAAATTCACTGAATATAAAATCGACGGCGACGAACAAGCAAGAAACCAAATGGCAAAACGTGCCAATGGTTGTCGCAGTGTTCCTGAAATTTTTATTAATAATGAGCATATCGGCGGTTGTGATGAATTGTATGCTTTAGATAAAACTGGAGAACTGGATCAAAAATTAATGCAGTCTGCGAATGCGTGCGACCTGAACTGGTCGGTTGAATCGGTGTAA
- a CDS encoding sensor histidine kinase, whose protein sequence is MVKVQQLPRLSQMMGTQKSSPLEARDQLQGWREWYGAIGALNALLTSIEQGIILSSPTPIINSSQSKPNLTSVVFTPNLSFLGEKGSRLLGVAPVTPRDNGDSPQVQSVPLSAHDPLQNEQFCLVLTPEFSLLMVLTLNADGESHFDFSFDPDVTQPSWLRLRSRLQSNAPEKLQQLESKQFPFCAPDYRLVSQFTREMLAHLPREQGTNQNSKITPSSDVELLQALTHEVRTPLTTIRMLTRLLLKRKDLGADVQKRLRVIDQECTEQINRMELIFQATELEGKNESEVGVNLTPTPLEELLNKNIPYWKKQAKRRNVELDVILPEQLPTVISNPQLLTQVLTGLMENFTSRLGTGGRMKIQVTTAGSQIKLQLLSQSYHPQSLNQSIDHPQEKSIGQLLTLQPETGNLSLNLNVTKNLFEAIGGKLTVRQRAETGEVLTVFLPANLIKSSE, encoded by the coding sequence ATGGTGAAAGTTCAGCAGTTGCCAAGGTTAAGCCAAATGATGGGGACACAAAAATCATCGCCTCTAGAAGCGAGGGATCAGTTGCAAGGATGGAGAGAATGGTATGGCGCGATCGGTGCTTTAAATGCTTTACTCACCTCGATCGAGCAAGGAATCATTTTGTCAAGCCCCACACCAATCATCAATTCGTCACAATCAAAGCCTAATCTAACCTCGGTGGTTTTTACCCCGAATCTCTCTTTTCTTGGCGAAAAAGGTTCACGTTTACTCGGTGTTGCACCCGTCACACCTAGAGACAACGGCGACTCCCCGCAAGTCCAATCCGTACCGTTATCTGCCCATGATCCCCTACAAAATGAGCAATTTTGCTTAGTGTTGACCCCTGAATTTTCTCTGTTAATGGTGCTAACACTCAACGCCGATGGGGAATCTCATTTTGATTTTTCCTTTGATCCAGACGTAACCCAACCCTCATGGCTGCGGCTTCGATCGCGCCTACAAAGTAATGCACCAGAAAAACTGCAACAACTAGAATCAAAACAGTTCCCCTTTTGCGCTCCTGATTACCGTCTCGTTAGCCAATTTACCCGTGAAATGTTGGCTCATCTTCCCAGAGAACAAGGCACAAACCAAAACAGTAAAATAACACCTTCTTCCGATGTAGAATTGTTGCAAGCGCTCACCCATGAAGTGAGAACGCCACTAACAACCATCCGAATGCTGACTCGTTTATTATTAAAGCGCAAAGATTTAGGTGCAGATGTCCAGAAACGTTTGCGAGTCATTGATCAAGAATGCACCGAACAAATTAACCGCATGGAATTAATTTTCCAGGCAACAGAATTAGAAGGAAAAAACGAGTCAGAAGTAGGAGTTAATCTCACTCCAACTCCTTTAGAAGAGTTACTGAATAAAAATATTCCCTATTGGAAAAAACAGGCAAAACGTCGTAACGTCGAGTTAGATGTGATTCTTCCCGAACAACTCCCCACTGTGATTAGTAATCCTCAATTACTCACGCAAGTTTTAACGGGATTAATGGAAAACTTTACCTCCCGTTTAGGAACAGGGGGTAGAATGAAAATACAAGTTACCACCGCAGGCAGTCAAATCAAGTTACAGTTACTTTCTCAAAGTTATCATCCCCAAAGTCTAAATCAAAGTATTGATCATCCCCAAGAAAAATCAATTGGTCAGTTGTTAACCTTACAACCAGAAACAGGAAATTTAAGTTTAAACTTGAATGTAACCAAAAACTTATTTGAAGCGATCGGTGGTAAATTAACGGTGCGTCAACGTGCCGAAACAGGAGAAGTATTAACGGTATTTCTGCCAGCAAATCTCATTAAATCATCGGAGTAA
- the rnc gene encoding ribonuclease III yields the protein MRAESSSELAIETSRSRSKTRSEELRSRNRQGGSRRGRELRKMVERLGLTDTTTIDWNLLDLALTHPSASSLANYQQLEFVGDAVVRLAASELLLETYPEAPVGDFAAIRSILVSDRVLAEFAESYGMDRFLLMAGSAAKNKAGARSRLADTFEAVLGALYLSTYSMNLIRPWLDPILKQKADQIRQDPARQNYKDALQEWTQAHYKVLPHYQVEETGRGYDDPERFTAYVWLKDRFLSQGKGRSKKAAQQAAAQSAYQNLTQK from the coding sequence ATGAGGGCAGAAAGCTCTTCCGAATTGGCGATCGAAACGTCTCGATCTCGATCGAAGACCCGATCAGAGGAATTACGCTCTCGCAATCGACAAGGTGGCTCTCGTCGTGGTCGAGAACTCCGAAAAATGGTAGAACGGTTAGGGTTAACTGACACTACGACCATTGATTGGAATTTGTTGGATTTAGCACTCACTCATCCTAGTGCGTCCAGTTTAGCGAATTATCAACAGTTAGAGTTTGTGGGTGATGCGGTCGTTCGTTTGGCGGCTTCAGAACTCCTTTTGGAAACGTATCCCGAAGCACCAGTGGGGGATTTTGCGGCGATTCGATCGATTTTAGTTAGCGATCGCGTGTTGGCAGAATTTGCCGAAAGTTACGGGATGGATCGATTTTTATTGATGGCGGGAAGTGCGGCAAAAAACAAAGCAGGAGCGCGATCGCGCCTAGCGGATACGTTTGAGGCGGTGTTAGGTGCGCTTTATCTCAGCACTTACTCCATGAATCTAATCCGTCCTTGGCTTGATCCTATTCTAAAGCAAAAAGCGGATCAAATTCGCCAAGACCCCGCAAGGCAGAATTATAAGGATGCTCTCCAAGAGTGGACTCAAGCTCATTATAAAGTTTTGCCACATTATCAAGTTGAGGAAACGGGACGGGGTTATGATGATCCTGAACGGTTTACGGCGTATGTCTGGCTTAAAGATCGCTTTTTGAGTCAGGGTAAAGGGCGCTCGAAAAAAGCTGCCCAACAAGCTGCCGCTCAATCAGCTTATCAAAACTTAACTCAAAAATGA
- a CDS encoding SAM-dependent methyltransferase, which yields MTKADAVAQQAQDYYDSGSADGFYYRIWGGEDLHIGIYDTPDEPIYDASVRTVARICDKISNWAPGTKVLDIGAGYGGSARYMAKHHGFVVDCLNISLVQNERNRQMNQEQGLADKIRVFDGSFEDLPFEENSYDVVWSQDAILHSGNRRKVLEEVDRTLKPGGDFVFTDPMQTDNCPEGVLEPVLARIHLDSLGSVSFYRQVGEELGWQFVEFDEQTHHLVNHYSRVLQELEAHYEQLQPECSKEYLDRMKVGLNHWINAGKSGYMAWGILKFHKP from the coding sequence ATGACAAAAGCAGACGCAGTGGCGCAACAAGCCCAAGACTATTACGACAGTGGTAGTGCCGATGGCTTTTATTATCGCATTTGGGGAGGAGAAGACCTCCACATCGGGATTTATGACACTCCTGATGAACCCATCTATGATGCGAGTGTGCGTACCGTTGCTCGAATTTGCGACAAAATCAGTAACTGGGCGCCAGGAACAAAAGTGTTAGATATTGGAGCAGGTTATGGTGGCTCCGCTCGTTATATGGCAAAGCATCATGGCTTTGTGGTAGATTGTTTGAATATTAGTTTGGTACAAAACGAGCGCAATCGCCAGATGAACCAAGAACAGGGGCTTGCGGATAAAATTCGCGTCTTTGACGGCAGTTTTGAAGACCTCCCCTTTGAGGAAAATAGTTATGATGTGGTGTGGTCACAAGATGCGATTCTCCACAGTGGAAACCGTCGCAAGGTGTTAGAAGAGGTCGATCGCACTCTGAAACCTGGGGGCGATTTTGTCTTTACTGATCCCATGCAAACGGATAATTGTCCAGAAGGAGTGTTAGAGCCAGTTTTAGCTCGGATTCATCTGGATAGTTTAGGCTCAGTGAGTTTCTATCGTCAGGTGGGAGAAGAACTCGGCTGGCAGTTTGTGGAATTTGATGAGCAAACTCACCATTTAGTTAACCACTACAGTAGAGTGTTACAGGAGTTAGAAGCTCATTATGAGCAATTACAACCTGAATGTTCTAAGGAGTATTTAGATCGGATGAAAGTGGGGTTAAACCACTGGATCAATGCGGGTAAGAGTGGTTACATGGCTTGGGGGATTCTCAAGTTTCATAAGCCCTAG
- the dapF gene encoding diaminopimelate epimerase: MKIKFTKYHGLGNDFILIDNRNDHTPCLTSEQAMKLCDRHFGIGADGVIFVLSPVGESDYTMRIYNSDGSEPEMCGNGIRCFAQFLADLEGKENSNQVYNIHTLAGTIRPQLQEENKVTVNMGQPYLLAQEIPTTLASPQEKVVNQSLFVADQNWQVTCVSMGNPHCITFVENAEAIPLEKIGAEFEHHSAFPKLINTEFIEVVQRDYLKMRVWERGAGITLACGTGACASVVAGVLNDKNDRASTVELPGGCLEIHWSQEDNNVYMTGPATKVFSGQLEV, translated from the coding sequence ATGAAAATCAAATTTACAAAATATCACGGACTCGGTAATGATTTTATTTTAATTGACAATCGTAATGATCATACCCCTTGTCTCACATCTGAACAAGCGATGAAACTCTGCGATCGTCATTTCGGTATTGGCGCAGACGGGGTGATTTTTGTCCTTTCCCCTGTGGGAGAGAGCGATTACACTATGAGAATCTACAATTCTGATGGCTCAGAACCCGAAATGTGTGGCAATGGCATTCGTTGTTTCGCTCAGTTTCTTGCTGATTTAGAAGGAAAAGAAAACTCGAATCAAGTTTATAATATTCATACCCTTGCTGGAACTATTCGTCCTCAACTGCAAGAGGAAAATAAGGTAACAGTTAACATGGGACAACCTTATTTATTGGCACAGGAAATTCCAACAACTCTCGCTTCTCCTCAAGAAAAAGTTGTCAATCAATCGCTTTTTGTTGCTGATCAAAATTGGCAGGTTACTTGTGTCAGTATGGGAAATCCTCACTGCATTACTTTTGTCGAAAATGCGGAGGCAATTCCTTTAGAAAAAATTGGTGCTGAGTTTGAACATCATTCAGCTTTTCCGAAACTAATTAATACAGAATTTATTGAAGTTGTGCAACGAGATTACTTAAAAATGCGTGTCTGGGAACGCGGCGCGGGAATAACTTTGGCTTGTGGAACGGGTGCTTGTGCGTCGGTAGTGGCTGGCGTTTTAAATGATAAAAACGATCGCGCTTCTACGGTTGAATTACCAGGGGGTTGTTTAGAGATTCATTGGTCACAAGAAGATAATAATGTTTATATGACAGGTCCCGCAACTAAAGTTTTTTCGGGACAATTAGAAGTTTAG
- the nagA gene encoding N-acetylglucosamine-6-phosphate deacetylase, which produces MNTNNDSHFRQNSYYLINARLPKNYVEQRYELYIENGLIRSIQTQISDRKKESIPVIDCQGDWVSLGGVDMQINGALGLPFPDLEENHLDRLLDISQFLWKQGVDGFLPTIVTTSAEKVARSLATISRYIQQYHSQKYEAAKILGVHLEGPFLNPKKRGAHPEKYLSSFTLDNFRGLIGKYCQQVRVVTCAPEISSEQRIIAELRSRYPEILISLGHSLATAAEAERSFRQGASLVTHAFNAMPSLHHRESGLLGAALVHSGVKAGFIADGEHISPMMLKLLLRMGEGSKRLFLVSDALAALGLDDGTYPWDDRTIIVKQGTARLADGTLAGTTLPLLSGVSNLVKWGVCDIGSAIALATESPREALGENGLAVGQPANLLRWHWEDSTANLTWERITNL; this is translated from the coding sequence ATGAACACCAATAATGATTCGCATTTTCGTCAAAATTCTTACTATTTGATCAATGCTCGTCTTCCTAAAAATTATGTTGAACAACGTTATGAATTGTACATTGAAAACGGACTCATTAGAAGCATTCAAACTCAAATCTCTGACCGAAAAAAAGAGAGTATTCCTGTCATTGACTGTCAAGGAGATTGGGTTTCTCTGGGAGGAGTAGATATGCAAATTAATGGGGCTTTAGGTTTACCGTTTCCTGATTTAGAGGAGAATCATCTTGATCGACTGTTAGACATCTCTCAGTTTTTATGGAAACAAGGAGTGGATGGGTTTCTTCCCACAATTGTTACTACTTCTGCTGAAAAAGTAGCGCGATCGTTAGCGACAATTTCTAGATATATTCAACAATATCACAGCCAAAAATATGAAGCTGCTAAAATTCTCGGTGTTCATTTAGAAGGCCCCTTTCTTAATCCGAAAAAACGCGGCGCTCATCCCGAAAAATATTTATCTTCTTTCACTCTTGACAACTTTCGGGGGTTGATCGGAAAATATTGTCAACAGGTTAGGGTGGTGACTTGTGCGCCAGAAATAAGTTCTGAACAGAGAATAATTGCGGAACTTCGATCGCGCTATCCAGAAATCCTCATTAGTCTAGGACATTCTTTAGCGACAGCCGCAGAAGCAGAACGATCGTTTCGTCAGGGTGCGTCTCTGGTAACTCATGCGTTTAATGCCATGCCGTCGCTTCATCACCGTGAATCGGGATTATTGGGTGCGGCTTTAGTTCATTCAGGGGTGAAAGCGGGTTTTATTGCTGATGGGGAACATATTTCTCCGATGATGTTGAAACTCTTGTTACGGATGGGAGAAGGATCAAAACGATTGTTTCTGGTGAGTGATGCTTTGGCGGCGTTAGGATTAGACGATGGAACTTATCCCTGGGACGATCGAACAATCATCGTTAAACAGGGAACTGCTAGACTAGCGGATGGGACATTAGCGGGAACTACTTTACCTCTGTTGTCAGGGGTGAGTAATCTAGTAAAGTGGGGAGTGTGTGATATCGGAAGCGCGATCGCACTAGCAACAGAAAGTCCAAGAGAAGCATTAGGAGAAAATGGTTTAGCAGTGGGACAACCAGCGAACTTATTACGTTGGCATTGGGAAGATTCCACAGCAAATTTAACTTGGGAGAGAATTACTAATCTATGA
- the bchM gene encoding magnesium protoporphyrin IX methyltransferase — protein sequence MKTDDKTIVKDYFNAVGFERWRNIYGDGEVNTVQKNIRIGHKQTIETVVSWLKTDENLAQLTVCDAGCGTGSLAIPLAEAGATVYASDISEKMVGEAETQAKATLGENHNINFSVSDLEAITGNYHTVICLDVLIHYPDRDIPTMVKHLANCAESRFIISFAPKTFFLTLLKKIGEFFPGPSKTTRAYQHSEAEIIKILQENGFEIKRQGMTSTRFYYSRILEAVRT from the coding sequence ATGAAAACCGACGATAAAACAATTGTTAAAGACTATTTTAATGCCGTTGGGTTTGAACGCTGGCGAAACATTTACGGCGATGGAGAGGTTAATACTGTCCAAAAAAACATCCGCATTGGGCATAAACAAACCATTGAAACCGTTGTGAGTTGGTTAAAAACAGACGAGAATCTTGCACAACTAACCGTCTGTGATGCGGGATGTGGAACAGGAAGTTTAGCGATTCCTCTTGCTGAAGCTGGCGCGACAGTTTATGCGAGTGATATTTCCGAGAAGATGGTGGGAGAAGCAGAAACCCAAGCCAAAGCGACTTTAGGAGAGAATCATAACATTAATTTTTCCGTGAGTGATTTAGAAGCGATTACAGGGAATTATCACACGGTAATTTGTTTAGATGTTCTCATTCATTATCCCGATAGAGATATCCCGACGATGGTTAAACATCTCGCTAACTGTGCCGAATCTCGTTTTATTATTAGTTTTGCACCAAAAACCTTTTTCCTCACCCTTCTCAAGAAAATTGGTGAATTTTTCCCCGGACCGAGTAAAACCACTCGCGCTTATCAGCATTCAGAAGCAGAGATTATCAAAATCTTACAGGAAAATGGGTTTGAAATTAAACGTCAGGGAATGACTAGCACTCGCTTTTATTATTCCCGTATTTTGGAGGCGGTACGGACTTAA
- a CDS encoding RibD family protein, whose translation MMNRPHTTVVLALSADGKIADVARKAAEFSSSIDRAHLERQVAEADAILFGAGTLRAHGSAMSLRNSDLIAARNQQQKPDQPLQIVCTRSGNIPTEIRFFQQKIPRWLLTTKQGAKQWENQNLKSTSRFDEIITFETANQEIDWEKTLSELKNKGIENLAVLGGGELVAALFQQQLLDELWLTICPVLLGGKNAPTAIEGIGVSAENAQQLKLLSVETIDQEVFLHYSIARE comes from the coding sequence ATGATGAATCGTCCTCACACCACTGTTGTCTTAGCCTTGAGTGCTGATGGTAAAATTGCTGATGTCGCGCGAAAAGCGGCTGAGTTTTCCTCTAGCATCGATCGCGCTCATTTAGAAAGACAAGTGGCGGAAGCGGATGCGATTCTCTTCGGCGCAGGGACACTTCGCGCTCATGGTAGTGCCATGTCTCTGCGTAATTCCGATTTAATCGCAGCTCGCAATCAACAACAAAAACCCGATCAGCCGCTTCAAATTGTCTGCACTCGATCGGGTAATATTCCCACTGAAATTCGCTTTTTTCAACAAAAGATTCCCCGTTGGCTTCTCACCACAAAACAAGGCGCTAAACAATGGGAAAATCAGAACCTTAAAAGCACTTCTCGCTTTGATGAAATTATTACCTTTGAAACCGCAAATCAAGAAATTGATTGGGAAAAAACCCTAAGTGAATTAAAAAATAAAGGAATCGAAAACTTAGCTGTTTTAGGCGGAGGAGAATTAGTAGCTGCTCTTTTCCAACAACAGCTTTTAGATGAATTATGGTTAACTATCTGTCCAGTTTTACTAGGGGGAAAAAATGCACCGACTGCCATTGAAGGAATCGGTGTTAGTGCTGAAAATGCTCAACAATTGAAACTTTTATCAGTAGAAACGATCGATCAAGAAGTCTTTTTACACTACAGCATTGCTAGGGAATAA
- a CDS encoding Hfq-related RNA-binding protein: protein MTEFDTGLPSTRMVQNLIKEKKEVEIKLMSDDLVMGKVLWQDQHCICLVDHYDQSTLVWRQAIAYLKPKV from the coding sequence ATGACAGAATTTGATACTGGTTTACCAAGTACCCGTATGGTACAAAATTTGATTAAAGAAAAGAAAGAGGTAGAGATAAAATTAATGAGTGATGATTTGGTAATGGGAAAAGTGCTTTGGCAGGATCAGCATTGCATTTGTTTAGTTGATCATTATGACCAATCTACCTTAGTTTGGCGACAAGCGATCGCCTATTTGAAACCTAAAGTATAA